In Xyrauchen texanus isolate HMW12.3.18 chromosome 27, RBS_HiC_50CHRs, whole genome shotgun sequence, one genomic interval encodes:
- the LOC127621359 gene encoding C-type natriuretic peptide 3-like, with protein MIANISFFCVSSLLLLNLVGAKPISSLQSLKELLDEQVITPFVESEETATEQKDVKAEKSKLDAPAEHLWESDARNSALAGKDREFVRLLGDILSTSKRSWSRFKKGGLRSCFGVRLERIGSFSGLGC; from the exons ATGATCGCCAACATCTCCTTTTTCTGCGTGTCTTCACTTCTACTTTTAAACTTGGTCGGGGCCAAACCAATTTCCAGTTTACAG AGTCTTAAGGAGTTGTTAGATGAACAAGTTATCACGCCGTTTGTGGAGTCGGAGGAGACGGCGACGGAGCAGAAAGACGTGAAAGCGGAGAAGAGCAAGCTGGACGCGCCAGCGGAGCATCTTTGGGAGTCAGACGCGCGAAACTCAGCGCTGGCGGGAAAAGATCGCGAGTTCGTGCGTCTCCTAGGAGACATACTATCTACATCCAAGCGCTCGTGGAGTCGATTCAAGAAAGGTGGGCTGCGGAGCTGTTTTGGGGTCAGACTCGAGAGAATCGGGTCTTTTAGCGGGCTCGGGTGTTAA
- the LOC127621357 gene encoding natriuretic peptides A-like: MIRGLILTGLLVLLWQQMDVQAHVLSRHGSSSNIAKLKSLLQQFEEALAADETPEKSVDYDDSNSALDQSPVSTSWDRDREEEAPPAEDTKPADGFETQRNRLIDLLMSTRSKSLSGCFGGRLDRIGSSSTLGCNSKKG, encoded by the exons ATGATCAGAGGACTAATCCTTACAGGACTACTGGTCCTGCTTTGGCAACAGATGGATGTACAAGCGCACGTTTTGAGTAGACATGGTTCATCCAGCAACATTGCCAAACTTAAG AGTTTGTTGCAGCAGTTTGAGGAGGCCCTGGCCGCAGATGAGACTCCTGAGAAATCTGTTGATTATGACGACAGCAACTCTGCGCTGGATCAGAGCCCCGTTTCCACATCCTGGGACAGAGACCGAGAGGAAGAGGCCCCTCCAGCAGAGGACACCAAACCTGCAGATGGATTTGAGACACAAAGAAATCGTCTCATTGATCTTCTCATGTCCACCCGGAGTAAAAGTCTCTCTGGCTGTTTTGGGGGAAGACTGGATCGCATAGGGTCTTCCAGCACCCTCGGGTGCAACTCTAAAAAAGGTTAG
- the LOC127621358 gene encoding brain natriuretic peptide-like, translating to MKSFDIPLAGLFLLLTVQLMGTFPLHNTALTTDDMDVLKLLLQQLEESIPVSSQDRKVSQVDEKVADLEEILIQPQTKMDMRQHLSARDLKTVRQDSKRSSGCFGRRLDRIGSMSSLGCNTVRSSPKRK from the exons ATGAAATCGTTTGACATTCCTCTCGCTGGCCTCTTCTTACTCTTAACTGTTCAGCTCATGGGCACATTTCCACTACATAATACAGCCTTAACAACCGACGACATGGATGTCTTAAAG CTTCTTCTACAACAACTTGAAGAGTCCATTCCTGTTTCATCTCAAGACCGAAAAGTGTCACAGGTGGACGAAAAGGTGGCTGATCTTGAAGAAATCCTCATTCAACCTCAAACCAAAATGGACATGAGACAGCATCTGTCTGCTCGGGACTTGAAGACAGTCCGACAGGACTCCAAGAGATCCTCCGGGTGTTTCGGGCGCAGACTGGACAGAATTGGGTCCATGTCGTCTTTGGGATGTAATACTGTTCGGTCAA GTCCGAAAAGAAAGTGA